One Candidatus Nitronauta litoralis genomic window, TCAATCTGGAACCCTGACAACCATAGGAATCTGCGGTGGCGATATGAAGTGCGGTGTTGTGGTGTTCCCCGGTTCCAACTGTGACCACGATTGCTATCACATCCTCAAGCACATCATGGGATGGGATACCCGGTGGGTGTGGCACAAGGACAAAAGTCTCGAGGGACTCGACCTGCTGGTGTTGCCCGGTGGATTTTCCTATGGCGATTACCTGAGAGCCGGTTCCATCGCCTGTTATTCTCCCATCATGAAAGCGATATCTGAATTTGCCGGGCGGGGTGGCAAGGTGCTGGGTATCTGTAACGGATTCCAGGTGCTGACCGAGTCGGGACTTCTCCCCGGTGCCCTCATGCGTAACCGGTCGCAGCGGTTTATCTGCAAATTCCTGAACGTTCGAGTGGAAAACGAAGCGACTCCGTTCACAGCCGCCTGCTCCAAAGGAGACGTCCTGTCTCTCCCGATCGCCCACGCCGATGGAAACTATTTCGCCGACGCAGATACGTTAAAACAACTGGAAGACAACGGTCAGGTTGTCCTGCGCTATTGTGATGATTCCGGGCAGGTCAACGATGCGGGAAACCCCAACGGTTCTGTTGGAAATATTGCCGGTATCGTGAACGAAACAAAAAACGTCATGGGCCTGATGCCTCACCCTGAACGTGCCGCCGATCCCGCGCTTCCTGGTTCAGACGGACGTAAACTGTTCGACTCCCTGCTCGCAATCGTATGAGTCAATCCATGGACCCCACCGCCTGCCCTGAAATCACGGACGCTCT contains:
- the purQ gene encoding phosphoribosylformylglycinamidine synthase subunit PurQ, whose translation is MKCGVVVFPGSNCDHDCYHILKHIMGWDTRWVWHKDKSLEGLDLLVLPGGFSYGDYLRAGSIACYSPIMKAISEFAGRGGKVLGICNGFQVLTESGLLPGALMRNRSQRFICKFLNVRVENEATPFTAACSKGDVLSLPIAHADGNYFADADTLKQLEDNGQVVLRYCDDSGQVNDAGNPNGSVGNIAGIVNETKNVMGLMPHPERAADPALPGSDGRKLFDSLLAIV